GTGGCGTCGGCGCTGATGACGACGACGGGGGTGGTGGCGGTGCGCGGATCCAGGCGCAGGCGGCGGAGGACCTCCTCGCCCGGAATGTCCGGGAGGTGCAGGTCCAGGAGGATCAGGTCGGGCGCGTGCTCCGCCGCCAGCTCCAGCCCCAGCCGGCCCTTGAGCGCGGGGACCAGGGTGATCTCCGGGCGGTCGTCCAGGATCGTCTCGATCAGGCTCAGGTTGGCGACGTTGTCCTCCACGTAGAGCACCGTCGCGGGGCGGGCGCCGTGCTCCTCCGCCGGCGGGCGCTCCGTGCGCGCGTTTCGCAGCAGGCCCACGGGGTCCTCCGCCAGCGCCAGCTCCACGGTGAAGATGGAGCCGCGGCCCGGCGTGCTCTCCACCGTCAGCTCGCCCCCCATCGCCTCCACCAGCCGCTTCGAAAGCGCCAGCCCCAGCCCGGTCCCCTCCACCTCCGTCTGCTCGGCGCCCAGGCGGGCGAAGGGGACGAAGAGCTGGTCGAGCCGGTCCGCGCGGATCCCCACGCCCGTGTCGTGCACGCGGATGCGGAAGCGCTCGCCCTCCGCGCCGCAGGTGATGCGCACGCGGCCGCCTGGGCGGTTGTACTTGATGGCGTTCGAAAGGAGGTTCAGCAGCACCTGCGTGAGCCGCTGCCGGTCCGCGGTCACGTAGTGCGACGGGTCGCCGCCCACCTCCTCGGCCAGCGCGCACCCGGTCTGCGCGGCGAGGGGGCGCACCAGGCCGAGCGCTTCCTCCACCGCCTCGCTCACGTGCACGGCCTCCAGCGAGAGCTGCTGGCGGTTGGCCTCGATGCGCGAAAGGTCCAGCACCTCGTTGATCAGGTTGAGGAGGTGCCGCCCGGCGCGCAGGATGTGCTCCACGCCCTTGCGCTGGTCGGGCGGAAGGTTGCGGCGCTCCAGGAGCTGCGCGAAGCCCAGGATGGAGTTCATGGGCGTGCGCAGCTCGTGGCTCATGCGGCTCAGGAACTCGCTCTTGGCGTGGTTCGCCGCCTCGGCCGCCTCGCGGGCGCGCTCCGCGTCGTCGCGCGCGCGCTGCAGCGCGATCTCCGCCTCTTTGCGGTCGGTGATGTCGCGGAACCACCAGATGCGGCCGTAGTAGCGCTCCTCCGTGTCCTTGACCGGCGCGCTGTAGCGGTCGAAGACGCGCCCGTCGCGCAGCCGCACCTCCTCTTCGCTGCGCTCGTCGCGGCGCTCGTACAGCTCGGCCACGCGCGCGATGAAGGCGTCCGGATCCTCCAGCTTCTGCAGCACCGCCCCGATCGCCGACTCGTCCGAGCGCTCGGCGATCACCTCGTCCGGGATCTCCCACATCTCGGCGAAGCGGCGGTTGTAGGAGAGGATCTTCCCCTCGCCCGAGATCACCAGGATGCCGTCGATGGAGGCCTCGCCCTGCGCCTCCAGCAGCGTCTTCTGGAAGCGCAGCTCCGCCTCCGCCGCCTTTCGCTGCGTGGCGTCGCGCAGGTTGATGATGACCCCGTCCGCGGCGCTGTCCGGGCGCAGCGTGCGCACGGAGACCTCCACGGAGCGCCAGGAGCGGTCCTTGTGCAGGTAGCGGAAGTCGAGCGTGTAGGTGACTCCCGGGTTGCGGAAGGCGCCGCCCAGCGCCTCCTTGCAGCGCTCGTGGTCCTCCGGGTGGATGCGCTCGAACGCCGTCGAGCCGAGGATCTCGTCCGGCCTGTAGCCCAGCACCCGCTCGATGGAGGGCGAGTGGTAGAGGCTCACCCCCCTCGCGTCCATGATGGATGCGACGTCGGACGAGTTCTCGATGAGGCTGCGGAAGTGCTGCTCGCTGCGCTGGAGCGCCCGCTCGGTCGTCTTCTGGTCGGTGATGTCGCGCACCACCGTGACGATCTGCTCGGCGCCGAAGGGAAGGATGCGCGCCTCGAAGTCGCGAAGCCCGTCCGCTTCCTGCACCGAGTACTCGGTGCACACCAGGGACCCGGTGCGCTTCACCTCTTCCAGCCCCTCCGCCACGCGCGCCGCCGCATCGGCCGGGAGCAGGTCGTGCAGCCGGCGGCCCGTCAGCTCCCCCGCCCTGCCCTCGCCGGCGTGGTGCTCCAGCACCGTCCCCTCGCGGTCCAGGCGGAAGTAGAGGTCGGGAAGCGCTTCGAAGATCGCCTCCAGCTCGTGCGTCTTGTGGCGCAGCTCCAACTCGGCACGGTCGCGCTCGGCGACCTCCTCCTCCAGCGCGAAGTTGGTCTCGGCGAGCTCGGCGGTGCGCGCTTCCACGCGCTGCTCAAGGTCGTCGTAGGCCGCCTGCAGCGCCCTCTCGGCCAGCTTGCGCTCGGTGATGTTGCGCAGGAAGCCCACGAAGATGTGCCGGTCTCCCTGCCGGTACTCGCCCAGCGCCAGCTCGATGGGGATCTCGGTGCCGTCGCGGTGCAGCGCCAGCGCCTCTGTGAGCGCCCAGTCGAGCTTGCGCTCCCGCGTGCGCGTGTAGCGCTCCACTCCGCCATCGTGCACCTTGCGCAGATGCGGGGGCTGGAGCACGGCGAGCGGCTTCCCCACCAGCTCCTCCGGCTTGTAGCCGAAGGTGCGCTCCGCCGCCGGGTTGATGGCCAGGATGGTGCTCGTCTGGTCGATCAGGACGATGGTGTCGGCGGCCGTGTCGAAGATGGTGCGGTAGCGCTCCTCCGACGCGGCCAGCGCCGCCTCTGCCTCCCTGCGCTTCGCGTCCAGGCGCAGGTTGTCCAGCGCGTTGGCGGCCAGGGACGCCACGGCCTCCAGCGCCTCCACGTCTTCCTCGTCGTACAGCCCCGGCGTGTAGCTCTGCGCGCTCAGGATGCCCAGCACCTGGTCGCCCAGCAGGATGGGGGTGCGGATCACCGATTCGCTGCGCCGCCCCGTTCCGGTGACCGCCGCGCCCTGCCCCGCCGGGTCGTCCGCGCTGTGGGTGAGGAGCGATTTCCGCTCGCGCACCACGCGCTCCCCCGGCGTCCCGGCCGCGGGGACGCTGCTGGGCTCGCTGAAGACGTCCGCGTCGTAGCCGCCCACCCCCACGAACTCGTGCTTCTCCGCGTCGTACGCCATCAGGAAGAAGGCGTCGTAGGGAAGGATGGCGCGGCATGCGTCCTCCAGCACGTCGCGCAGCGCCGCGCGCGACGGGGCGCCGATCACCGCCGCCGCGGTGGCCGCCACGGCGCGCATGCGGTCCGCCATCCGCTTCGCCTGCTTCTCCGCCCGGCGCAGCGCCTCGTCCGCGGCCTTCTGCCGGGCGAGCTCCTCGGTCATCCCCACCAGGTGCCTGCGCAGCTCCAGCTGCACCATCACCTGCCGTGAAAGCGTGCCCAGCGCCGCCCGCTGCTCGTCGGTGATCTGGCGCGGCCGCTGGTCGAGCACGCACAGCGTCCCCAGCTCGTGCCCGTCGGGCGTGATGAGCGGCGCCCCCGCGTAGAAGCGGATGCGCGGCTCGCCGGTGACGAACGGGTTGTCCGCGAAGCGCGCGTCGAGCGTCGCGTCGGGCACCACCGTCACCTCTTCGTGGAGGATGGAGTGCGCGCAGAACGCCACCTCTCGCGTGGTCTCCGGCACGTCCAGCCCCACGCGCGCCTTGAACCACTGCCGGTCCTCGTCGATCAGCGTGAGCAGCGCCATGGGCGTACCGCACAGCTGCGACGCCAGCAGCGTGACGTCGTCGTACGCCTGCTCGGGCGAGGTGTCGAGGATCTGGTACTCGTGCAGCGCCGCGAGCCGCTCGGCCTCATTTTCTGGGAGGGGGGCCTTCATCCTTCAGAGTCCTGTGATGC
This genomic window from Longimicrobium sp. contains:
- a CDS encoding PAS domain S-box protein; the encoded protein is MKAPLPENEAERLAALHEYQILDTSPEQAYDDVTLLASQLCGTPMALLTLIDEDRQWFKARVGLDVPETTREVAFCAHSILHEEVTVVPDATLDARFADNPFVTGEPRIRFYAGAPLITPDGHELGTLCVLDQRPRQITDEQRAALGTLSRQVMVQLELRRHLVGMTEELARQKAADEALRRAEKQAKRMADRMRAVAATAAAVIGAPSRAALRDVLEDACRAILPYDAFFLMAYDAEKHEFVGVGGYDADVFSEPSSVPAAGTPGERVVRERKSLLTHSADDPAGQGAAVTGTGRRSESVIRTPILLGDQVLGILSAQSYTPGLYDEEDVEALEAVASLAANALDNLRLDAKRREAEAALAASEERYRTIFDTAADTIVLIDQTSTILAINPAAERTFGYKPEELVGKPLAVLQPPHLRKVHDGGVERYTRTRERKLDWALTEALALHRDGTEIPIELALGEYRQGDRHIFVGFLRNITERKLAERALQAAYDDLEQRVEARTAELAETNFALEEEVAERDRAELELRHKTHELEAIFEALPDLYFRLDREGTVLEHHAGEGRAGELTGRRLHDLLPADAAARVAEGLEEVKRTGSLVCTEYSVQEADGLRDFEARILPFGAEQIVTVVRDITDQKTTERALQRSEQHFRSLIENSSDVASIMDARGVSLYHSPSIERVLGYRPDEILGSTAFERIHPEDHERCKEALGGAFRNPGVTYTLDFRYLHKDRSWRSVEVSVRTLRPDSAADGVIINLRDATQRKAAEAELRFQKTLLEAQGEASIDGILVISGEGKILSYNRRFAEMWEIPDEVIAERSDESAIGAVLQKLEDPDAFIARVAELYERRDERSEEEVRLRDGRVFDRYSAPVKDTEERYYGRIWWFRDITDRKEAEIALQRARDDAERAREAAEAANHAKSEFLSRMSHELRTPMNSILGFAQLLERRNLPPDQRKGVEHILRAGRHLLNLINEVLDLSRIEANRQQLSLEAVHVSEAVEEALGLVRPLAAQTGCALAEEVGGDPSHYVTADRQRLTQVLLNLLSNAIKYNRPGGRVRITCGAEGERFRIRVHDTGVGIRADRLDQLFVPFARLGAEQTEVEGTGLGLALSKRLVEAMGGELTVESTPGRGSIFTVELALAEDPVGLLRNARTERPPAEEHGARPATVLYVEDNVANLSLIETILDDRPEITLVPALKGRLGLELAAEHAPDLILLDLHLPDIPGEEVLRRLRLDPRTATTPVVVISADATRGAVSRLMEAGVHAYLTKPLDVDLFLTTIDGVLQARGEGGPGPGAGGGPGGGPGAGD